The following are encoded together in the Methylomonas methanica MC09 genome:
- a CDS encoding DcaP family trimeric outer membrane transporter, which produces MINRYPVLSLMLVLGGLPNDTSAEQDLRELVMQLNNQIKALQSQVVQSNARIDELEQKLLNSKVEKQHSIADSAAGAQATLVTARQSAAAYKQPEPAKPPVSAGDIKGTLKLPGTDTSIGFGGYIKLDTLFSSNGMGKDKLGNQRLEAAEIPVGTASAGENDQISMHAKESRFWIKSLTPSHWGDMNTYLEFDFFGDPAAYTYTPRLRHAYGSLGRLLAGQTWSTFLNSLAIVDTLDNSNSVGSLLTLRQPQVRWTQPFSFGGAAMEWQLAVEAPRSRVWEARTQVMTTNSAGHYPDLIARLNFIPDWGNISLAAMGRQLRFSSSGLNVEKTVWGGAVNLAGKINTFGSDNLRFMFGYGDAFGRYAVNNFFADGYVNGAGEFDTLVSYSSMLAYQHWWDKSWRSTVAYGFARADQPGFAGNANHQTQSLHANLLWSPVLQTTIGLEYIYANRELVNGQNGELNRVQLSTRFNF; this is translated from the coding sequence ATGATTAATCGATATCCGGTTCTTTCGCTGATGCTTGTTCTGGGCGGCTTACCGAACGACACATCCGCCGAACAAGATCTGCGCGAATTAGTCATGCAGCTGAATAACCAAATCAAGGCTTTGCAATCGCAAGTAGTTCAATCCAACGCCCGTATTGATGAGTTGGAACAAAAACTTCTCAATTCGAAGGTAGAGAAACAGCATTCTATTGCCGACTCTGCAGCCGGCGCGCAAGCTACCTTGGTAACAGCTCGGCAATCCGCGGCGGCGTATAAGCAACCGGAACCGGCCAAACCGCCGGTGTCTGCCGGTGACATTAAAGGCACTCTAAAGTTACCCGGTACGGATACGTCGATCGGTTTCGGCGGGTATATCAAACTGGATACGCTGTTTAGCAGCAACGGTATGGGTAAAGATAAACTAGGCAACCAACGATTGGAAGCGGCGGAAATACCTGTGGGCACAGCATCTGCCGGCGAAAACGACCAAATCAGCATGCACGCCAAGGAAAGCCGCTTCTGGATCAAGTCATTGACGCCAAGTCATTGGGGTGATATGAACACTTATCTGGAGTTCGATTTCTTTGGCGATCCGGCTGCGTATACCTACACGCCGCGTCTAAGGCATGCTTACGGTTCGTTGGGTCGCTTATTGGCCGGACAAACCTGGAGCACATTTTTAAATAGCTTGGCTATAGTCGATACTTTGGATAACAGTAACTCGGTTGGTTCGTTATTGACCTTAAGACAGCCCCAGGTACGCTGGACTCAGCCATTTTCATTCGGTGGTGCAGCCATGGAGTGGCAATTAGCGGTCGAAGCACCAAGAAGCCGTGTTTGGGAAGCGCGGACTCAGGTCATGACCACGAATAGCGCCGGTCATTATCCCGATCTGATAGCGCGGCTTAATTTTATTCCGGATTGGGGGAATATTTCGCTTGCCGCCATGGGGCGACAATTACGGTTTAGCTCCTCAGGGCTGAATGTCGAAAAGACGGTGTGGGGCGGCGCGGTTAATCTGGCGGGAAAAATCAATACCTTCGGTTCCGATAACCTGCGGTTTATGTTCGGTTATGGTGATGCCTTCGGTCGTTATGCCGTCAATAATTTCTTTGCGGATGGCTATGTTAACGGTGCGGGAGAATTCGATACCCTTGTCAGCTACAGCAGTATGTTGGCTTACCAACATTGGTGGGACAAGAGTTGGCGTTCCACTGTAGCCTATGGGTTTGCCAGGGCCGATCAGCCGGGTTTTGCAGGCAATGCCAATCACCAAACGCAATCATTACACGCCAACTTGCTATGGAGTCCCGTGCTGCAGACGACTATAGGATTGGAATATATTTATGCTAACCGCGAATTGGTCAATGGGCAGAATGGCGAGTTAAACCGGGTGCAATTATCCACCCGGTTTAACTTTTGA
- the dnaQ gene encoding DNA polymerase III subunit epsilon, translating into MTGTKQNRQVVLDTETTGINPKEGHKIIEIGCVELINRRLTQNRFHVYLNPDREIDAGAIEVHGITNEFLKDKSRFADIVEDFMRFTSGAELIIHNAPFDVGFLNHELAQLPNETRSVESNSTVFDTLAYARKKHPGARNSLDALCKRYGIDNSHRDLHGALLDAEILADVYLIMTGGQASLLDESEEVHNNDQQRVVRLSADRPRLKVIDCTAEELIDHQQRLDKIAKVSGNCLWLKE; encoded by the coding sequence ATGACTGGCACCAAACAAAACAGGCAAGTGGTTCTGGATACCGAGACCACCGGTATCAACCCCAAAGAAGGCCACAAAATCATTGAGATTGGCTGCGTCGAGTTGATTAATCGTCGGCTTACCCAAAACCGTTTCCATGTCTATTTGAATCCGGACCGGGAAATCGATGCCGGCGCGATTGAAGTGCACGGTATTACCAACGAATTCTTAAAAGACAAATCGCGCTTTGCGGATATCGTCGAAGACTTTATGCGCTTTACCTCTGGGGCCGAACTGATTATTCATAACGCACCGTTTGACGTGGGTTTTTTGAATCACGAGCTGGCGCAACTGCCGAACGAAACCCGTTCGGTGGAAAGCAATAGCACGGTGTTCGATACCTTGGCTTATGCGCGTAAGAAGCACCCGGGCGCGCGTAACAGTCTGGATGCTTTATGTAAGCGTTACGGCATAGATAATAGCCACAGGGATCTGCATGGCGCTTTATTGGATGCGGAGATACTTGCCGACGTCTATTTAATTATGACCGGCGGTCAGGCGTCGCTTCTGGATGAAAGCGAAGAGGTACACAATAACGATCAACAACGGGTTGTACGTTTGTCCGCGGACCGTCCCAGATTGAAAGTAATCGACTGTACAGCTGAGGAACTAATCGATCATCAACAACGTTTGGACAAAATCGCCAAGGTGAGCGGCAACTGCCTCTGGCTAAAGGAATAG
- the ppk1 gene encoding polyphosphate kinase 1, protein MDTPEFSIPPLNSPELYINRELSLLEFNSRVLAQALDENLPLLERLNYLCISCSNLDEFYEVRVASLIQMAEMDSTAISVDGLSIQEQFEKISSKAHELVSEQYRVLNEVLIPCLDTQNIRFLKRDSWSDIQKAWLEKYFNEELLPILTPVGLDSAHPFPRILNKSLNFIISLTGKDAFGRNSGRAVLQAPRALPRIVQIPTSETDSGPYDFVFLSSIIHEFVSELFNGMTVKGCYQFRVTRNSDFFVDDDAIDDLMLAVEGELAMRNYGDEVRLEIDANCPEETVSFLLARFELTPERLFLANGPVNLSRIQAIYGMVDRPDLKFMPFKPGTPIALKKYKDIFACIRRQDILLHHPYESFNPVVDFVRQAAADPDVLAIKQTLYRTGVDSPIVAALIKAARAGKEVTVVIELRARFDEKDNIGLAAKLQEAAAHVVYGVVGYKTHAKMCMVLRKEGSSFRNYVHLGTGNYHPKTARLYTDYGLFTCEKELSEDVRRVFMQLTSLGKVSKLNKLLQSPFTLHAGLMKMIDREIDQAKRGKPAKIIIKVNAVVEEQSIQALYRASQAGVEIKLIVRGICCLRPGVPGVSENIEVRSIVGRFLEHTRIYAFMNGGDWAIFASSADLMNRNLFRRVEVCFPLEDKKVSGRILNDLHANLNDNSQAWLLQRNGQYLRATPGDETPYQVQTELLKAFAQ, encoded by the coding sequence ATGGATACACCGGAATTTAGCATCCCACCCTTGAACAGCCCCGAGCTGTACATCAACAGAGAACTAAGTTTACTGGAATTTAACAGCCGCGTTTTGGCGCAAGCGTTGGATGAAAATCTGCCCTTGTTGGAACGCCTTAATTATTTATGTATTTCCTGTTCCAATCTGGACGAATTTTACGAGGTGCGCGTTGCCAGTTTGATACAGATGGCGGAGATGGACTCTACTGCCATCAGTGTCGATGGCTTGAGCATTCAGGAGCAATTTGAAAAAATCTCCAGCAAGGCACACGAACTGGTTTCCGAGCAGTACCGTGTATTAAATGAAGTTTTAATTCCCTGTCTGGACACGCAAAACATCCGTTTTTTAAAGCGGGACAGTTGGAGCGATATCCAGAAAGCCTGGCTGGAAAAGTATTTCAATGAAGAACTGCTGCCGATTTTAACGCCGGTAGGACTGGACTCCGCGCATCCTTTCCCGCGCATATTGAATAAAAGTTTAAATTTCATTATTTCGCTGACCGGCAAGGATGCCTTCGGACGGAATAGCGGGCGTGCGGTCTTGCAAGCGCCGCGCGCGTTGCCGCGTATCGTGCAGATTCCAACCAGCGAAACCGATAGCGGTCCATACGACTTTGTATTCTTGTCTTCCATCATTCATGAATTTGTTTCCGAGTTATTCAACGGGATGACTGTCAAAGGTTGCTATCAATTCCGGGTGACGCGGAACAGCGACTTCTTTGTGGATGACGACGCCATCGACGATTTAATGCTGGCCGTGGAAGGCGAACTCGCCATGCGTAACTACGGCGATGAAGTGCGGCTGGAGATTGACGCCAATTGTCCCGAAGAAACCGTCAGCTTTCTGCTGGCCCGCTTCGAACTGACGCCGGAGCGGCTGTTTTTGGCCAATGGCCCGGTCAATCTAAGTCGCATTCAAGCAATTTACGGCATGGTTGATCGTCCGGATCTGAAATTTATGCCATTCAAGCCCGGCACGCCGATTGCCTTAAAGAAATATAAAGATATTTTTGCCTGTATTAGACGGCAGGATATTTTGCTACACCACCCATATGAATCGTTTAATCCTGTAGTGGACTTCGTCCGCCAGGCCGCCGCCGATCCCGATGTGTTGGCAATTAAACAAACGCTTTATCGTACCGGCGTCGACTCGCCCATCGTTGCGGCGTTAATCAAGGCGGCTCGCGCGGGCAAGGAAGTAACCGTGGTGATTGAATTGCGGGCCCGCTTTGACGAAAAGGACAATATCGGTCTGGCCGCCAAGTTACAAGAGGCGGCGGCGCATGTGGTATATGGAGTCGTAGGCTATAAAACCCACGCCAAAATGTGCATGGTGTTGCGCAAGGAAGGCAGCTCTTTCCGGAATTACGTGCACTTAGGGACAGGCAATTATCATCCAAAAACCGCGCGTTTATATACCGATTACGGATTGTTTACCTGCGAAAAAGAATTGAGTGAAGATGTTCGCCGGGTCTTCATGCAGCTCACCAGCCTCGGTAAAGTAAGCAAACTTAACAAGTTGTTGCAATCGCCTTTTACCTTGCACGCGGGCCTGATGAAAATGATAGATCGCGAAATCGATCAGGCCAAAAGAGGCAAACCGGCCAAAATCATTATTAAAGTCAATGCCGTTGTCGAGGAGCAGTCCATTCAGGCCTTATACCGTGCCTCGCAAGCGGGTGTGGAAATCAAGCTGATCGTACGCGGTATCTGCTGTTTACGGCCCGGCGTGCCGGGGGTGTCCGAAAACATTGAAGTACGCTCCATCGTCGGTCGGTTTTTAGAACATACGCGCATTTACGCCTTTATGAACGGCGGCGACTGGGCGATTTTTGCCTCCAGCGCGGATCTAATGAACCGTAATTTATTCAGACGGGTGGAAGTGTGCTTTCCGCTGGAAGATAAAAAAGTCAGCGGCCGGATATTAAACGATTTGCATGCCAACTTGAACGATAACTCGCAAGCCTGGTTGTTACAGCGTAATGGTCAATATCTTAGAGCAACGCCCGGTGATGAAACGCCCTATCAGGTACAAACCGAGTTACTGAAAGCGTTCGCACAGTAA
- the rpoS gene encoding RNA polymerase sigma factor RpoS, with protein MMEEAIDISKELEMDIPDIISFDDIDDDNPGLDAPEQSKFADTDIGDSQSESNFDATRAYLNELSKSQLLTADEEKIHGKRALAGDPEARKIMIESNLRLVVKISRRYLNRGLPLLDLIEEGNLGLIRAVEKFDPERGFRFSTYATWWIRQTIERAIMNQTRTIRLPIHIVKEMNVYLKAQRNLAQQLDHEPTADDIAKHLDKPVKTVNKMLKLNERVTSVDVSYGKEFDKPLLETITEEESRSPAEILQDNLIQTNVTQWVYQLADKQREVICRRYGLCGFESATLEQVAMELGVTRERVRQIQMDGLKRLKEILEDTGYSFESIFN; from the coding sequence ATGATGGAAGAAGCGATTGATATAAGCAAAGAGTTGGAAATGGATATTCCCGACATCATATCTTTTGATGATATCGACGACGATAACCCTGGCTTGGATGCCCCGGAACAATCGAAGTTTGCCGATACCGATATCGGCGACTCGCAGAGCGAAAGCAACTTTGACGCTACTCGCGCCTATCTAAACGAACTCAGTAAATCCCAGCTTCTCACGGCAGACGAAGAAAAAATCCACGGTAAGCGTGCGTTGGCGGGCGACCCCGAAGCCCGCAAAATCATGATAGAAAGCAATTTGCGCTTGGTGGTGAAAATTTCCCGCCGCTATCTCAATCGAGGTTTGCCTTTACTGGACTTGATTGAAGAAGGTAATTTGGGGTTGATCAGAGCGGTGGAAAAATTCGATCCGGAACGCGGTTTTCGTTTTTCTACCTATGCCACATGGTGGATCAGACAGACCATCGAACGGGCCATCATGAATCAAACCCGCACTATTCGCCTGCCTATACACATCGTCAAGGAAATGAACGTTTATCTGAAGGCCCAGCGGAATCTGGCCCAACAGTTGGATCATGAACCCACCGCCGACGACATTGCCAAACACTTGGACAAGCCGGTCAAAACAGTCAACAAAATGCTGAAGCTCAATGAGCGCGTGACTTCGGTTGACGTGTCCTATGGAAAGGAATTCGATAAGCCGTTACTGGAAACCATTACCGAAGAAGAAAGCCGTTCGCCCGCTGAAATTCTGCAGGACAACCTGATTCAAACCAACGTTACACAATGGGTCTATCAACTTGCCGACAAGCAACGCGAAGTAATTTGCCGGCGCTACGGTTTATGCGGTTTCGAAAGCGCTACCTTGGAACAGGTGGCTATGGAATTGGGTGTTACCCGCGAACGGGTCAGACAGATCCAGATGGATGGTCTGAAACGCCTAAAAGAAATTCTGGAAGATACGGGCTATTCGTTTGAGTCGATTTTCAATTAA
- the glp gene encoding gephyrin-like molybdotransferase Glp: MTGICYPKTAALLSVAQARQNIQLAVQSINEHEIIPLPLALGRVLAESVYSAIDIPPQRNAAMDGYAFSSADIAENPEFTLQVVGTSWAGKPYTGPIEKYQCVRIFTGAVVPEFADSVIAQEQVTRDGNTIRLPDDTLPYKNIRAAGSDVVRGEVLITAPQKLTARDLGLLAAAGVVELIVKRQLKVGFFSTGDELTGLENTLQSGQIYDSNRYMLAGLLNDSNYVITDLGVIRDDPPLLEKTLVSAAACFDVLISSGGASVGDADFVKQILQKCGQVNFWKLAIKPGKPLAFGRIGNCWFFGLPGNPIAVLVTYQQFVKPALQQLAGAQPTTPIQLTARCEDELRKSPGRQEYQRGILKQTAPGVFTVTPAGRQDSHQQKVASLANCFIVLDNECGGVGAGDMVTVEPFDVYL, from the coding sequence ATGACCGGAATTTGTTATCCTAAAACCGCCGCATTGCTTTCCGTTGCACAAGCACGGCAAAACATTCAACTCGCAGTGCAAAGCATAAACGAGCACGAGATCATTCCGCTCCCGCTTGCTTTGGGCCGTGTCTTGGCAGAGAGTGTTTATTCCGCCATAGACATACCGCCTCAACGTAATGCGGCAATGGATGGGTATGCGTTTTCCAGCGCTGATATCGCGGAAAATCCAGAATTTACGTTGCAAGTAGTCGGTACCTCTTGGGCGGGAAAGCCCTATACCGGCCCGATCGAAAAATATCAATGTGTGCGGATTTTTACAGGCGCCGTGGTTCCTGAGTTTGCCGATAGCGTCATTGCTCAGGAGCAAGTAACCAGAGACGGCAACACTATTCGATTGCCTGACGATACCCTGCCCTATAAAAACATCAGAGCGGCGGGAAGCGATGTCGTTCGGGGGGAAGTGCTGATTACCGCCCCTCAAAAATTAACAGCCAGGGATTTGGGTTTGCTGGCTGCGGCGGGCGTCGTCGAACTGATCGTAAAACGGCAATTAAAAGTTGGTTTTTTCTCTACCGGCGATGAATTAACCGGATTGGAGAACACCTTGCAGTCCGGACAAATATACGACAGTAATCGTTACATGTTGGCCGGATTATTGAACGATTCCAACTACGTAATTACCGATTTGGGGGTGATTAGGGACGACCCTCCCTTATTGGAGAAAACCTTGGTATCGGCTGCAGCATGTTTTGATGTACTGATTTCCAGTGGCGGCGCATCGGTAGGCGATGCGGATTTTGTTAAACAAATCCTGCAAAAATGCGGACAGGTCAATTTCTGGAAGCTGGCTATTAAGCCTGGCAAACCACTGGCGTTTGGCCGAATCGGCAATTGCTGGTTTTTCGGCCTGCCGGGTAACCCGATAGCTGTATTGGTCACCTACCAACAGTTTGTCAAACCGGCTCTTCAACAATTAGCAGGTGCTCAACCTACAACACCTATACAACTAACCGCCCGCTGCGAAGACGAACTGCGCAAATCGCCGGGCCGGCAGGAATATCAACGGGGCATTCTCAAACAAACGGCGCCTGGCGTGTTTACCGTAACACCCGCTGGACGACAAGACTCTCATCAACAAAAAGTCGCCAGTTTAGCGAATTGTTTTATCGTATTGGATAACGAATGCGGCGGTGTTGGTGCCGGCGATATGGTGACCGTTGAACCGTTTGATGTGTACCTCTAA
- the mobB gene encoding molybdopterin-guanine dinucleotide biosynthesis protein B, which yields MTYPRILGFAAFSGTGKTSLLTRLIPLLKQRGLNIGVIKHSHHDFEIDYPGKDSYQLRSAGATPVMIVSPYRRALITEFYPKQEISLHEQLTEFPQSGLDLILVEGFRHERFAKIELHRPSLGKALLYPNDTDIIAIASDQHLDTPAELPCLDLNNASAIAEFVFHHFFED from the coding sequence ATGACTTATCCGCGTATATTAGGTTTTGCTGCTTTTAGCGGTACCGGTAAAACCAGTTTATTGACAAGGTTGATACCGCTCCTAAAACAACGCGGCTTAAATATTGGGGTGATAAAACACAGTCATCATGATTTCGAAATCGATTATCCGGGTAAAGATAGCTACCAGCTGCGCTCGGCCGGAGCGACACCCGTCATGATCGTTTCACCCTATCGACGCGCGTTAATTACTGAATTTTACCCAAAACAGGAAATCAGCCTGCATGAACAACTTACCGAGTTTCCACAGTCCGGCCTTGATCTGATTCTGGTCGAAGGTTTTCGGCACGAACGTTTTGCCAAGATCGAATTGCATAGGCCCAGCCTCGGCAAAGCGCTTCTTTACCCGAACGACACCGATATTATTGCGATTGCCAGCGACCAACACCTCGACACACCGGCAGAGCTGCCCTGCCTGGACTTGAATAACGCGTCTGCAATCGCCGAATTTGTTTTTCATCATTTTTTTGAAGATTAG
- a CDS encoding cytochrome c, with protein MSRVFLAILAAITFCGCSASLVQDEFSDSRGNDQPALHAVQDQELRELMDRMNGLMLERFMTEHEMDVVRGKYTRQIIETAKTLQITAGSLVDKIPSLNLTTDEAKAFRNLARKLSQHAKTLEAQAEHGGLNAIPGTLHEMKSTCMACHTLFRRF; from the coding sequence ATGAGTCGAGTTTTTCTTGCCATCCTGGCGGCAATTACTTTCTGCGGCTGCTCCGCTTCACTTGTACAAGACGAATTCAGCGATAGCCGCGGCAATGACCAACCCGCTTTACACGCCGTCCAAGATCAGGAGCTAAGGGAACTCATGGACAGGATGAACGGGCTGATGTTGGAACGGTTTATGACAGAACATGAAATGGATGTAGTACGTGGAAAATACACTAGACAAATTATAGAGACCGCAAAAACCTTACAGATTACCGCAGGTTCCTTGGTAGATAAAATTCCTAGTTTGAATTTAACGACCGATGAAGCAAAAGCTTTTCGCAACTTGGCTCGTAAGTTAAGCCAACATGCAAAGACATTAGAGGCGCAGGCCGAACATGGGGGGTTAAATGCCATTCCAGGCACATTGCATGAGATGAAATCCACCTGTATGGCCTGTCATACCTTATTTCGCCGATTTTGA
- the cysM gene encoding cysteine synthase CysM → MIFPTVESQVGNTPLVRLQRLPGDTSNTILAKLEGNNPAGSVKDRPALSMIKHAEARGEIKPGDRLIEATSGNTGIALAMAAAIKGYKMTLIMPDNMSAERIASMKAYGAEIILTPAQGSMEAAIDLARGMEEDGQGRILDQFANPDNPRAHYEGTGPEIWRDTQGTITHFVSAMGTTGTIMGTSRYLKEQNASVQIVGVQPEGASKIPGIRRWPREYLPKIYDAYRVDQIIEVNQTDAEDTTRALAAQEGIFAGVSSGGAVFAALQLAKQVENAIIVAIICDRGDRYLSTGVFPT, encoded by the coding sequence ATGATTTTTCCTACAGTCGAATCCCAAGTCGGTAACACGCCGTTAGTGCGTTTGCAGCGCCTGCCCGGCGATACCAGCAACACAATTTTAGCCAAACTGGAGGGCAACAACCCGGCCGGTTCGGTTAAGGATCGTCCGGCATTGAGCATGATCAAACATGCCGAAGCCCGCGGCGAAATCAAGCCCGGCGACCGTTTGATCGAAGCCACCAGCGGCAATACCGGCATTGCGCTGGCGATGGCCGCCGCGATCAAAGGTTACAAAATGACCTTGATCATGCCGGACAACATGAGCGCGGAACGTATCGCATCCATGAAGGCGTATGGCGCCGAAATCATATTGACCCCGGCTCAAGGCAGTATGGAAGCGGCGATTGATTTGGCCCGCGGCATGGAAGAAGACGGACAAGGCCGCATATTGGACCAATTCGCCAATCCGGATAACCCACGCGCGCATTACGAGGGCACGGGGCCGGAAATCTGGCGCGATACCCAAGGCACGATCACTCATTTCGTTAGCGCGATGGGTACCACCGGAACCATTATGGGTACATCCCGCTATCTGAAAGAACAAAACGCCTCGGTGCAAATCGTCGGCGTGCAGCCGGAAGGGGCATCGAAAATACCCGGCATTCGCCGCTGGCCGCGGGAATACCTGCCCAAAATATACGACGCTTATCGGGTCGACCAAATTATCGAAGTCAATCAAACCGATGCCGAAGATACCACTCGCGCCTTGGCCGCCCAGGAAGGCATCTTTGCCGGCGTGTCATCCGGCGGCGCCGTGTTCGCCGCTTTGCAGTTGGCGAAACAAGTGGAAAACGCCATTATTGTTGCCATTATTTGCGACCGAGGCGACCGTTATCTGTCTACGGGCGTATTCCCCACTTAA
- a CDS encoding DnaJ domain-containing protein, giving the protein MIRILLLLVPVIAIYWTICWFQKTPAEVVGRQLKKVSWIAAILLLLLLAGTGKLNVVFAAFGVAIAFAVRLLPAILHYAPQLHRLWQVFSGGKQQQNQQNPNRPFRSGMSKTQALDVLGLKPGASEKDIIDAHRKLISKVHPDRGGSDYLAAQINLAKKTLLPQG; this is encoded by the coding sequence GTGATACGCATCTTATTGCTGTTGGTGCCGGTGATAGCAATTTACTGGACTATTTGCTGGTTTCAAAAAACACCTGCTGAAGTAGTGGGTAGGCAGCTTAAAAAAGTTAGCTGGATAGCCGCCATTTTACTGCTTTTGTTGTTGGCGGGCACCGGAAAACTGAATGTAGTATTTGCGGCTTTCGGTGTGGCGATTGCATTCGCGGTTCGTTTGTTGCCCGCCATCCTGCATTACGCCCCGCAACTGCACCGCTTATGGCAAGTTTTTAGCGGTGGCAAGCAGCAACAAAATCAACAAAATCCTAACCGTCCGTTCCGTAGCGGCATGAGTAAAACCCAGGCTTTGGACGTACTGGGGTTAAAGCCGGGCGCCTCCGAAAAAGATATCATTGACGCGCATCGCAAATTGATTTCCAAAGTGCATCCCGATCGAGGCGGCTCCGATTATCTGGCTGCGCAGATTAATTTGGCGAAAAAGACCTTGCTACCGCAAGGTTAA